One genomic region from Candidatus Caldarchaeum subterraneum encodes:
- a CDS encoding branched-chain amino acid ABC transporter permease, which translates to MISSEAAATILVYGFITSLVYALFAEGFSLIFGVARMIDAAYGMWYTAAAYMAFALVTVYNIPSLVTFFATVAALFAAGFIYYWAVLRRIKEHIEMIMTTFLIALVIQNLIVLLFTNFPWSTPAVFPGSTPVFGVSVFNQQLAAAVAASALLILLWLLIYRTKVGLAIRSVAQDVDAAVCVGIRPERTMALVLGLSTALAGLASLLVTPQSTITPVLGWPMLTLAFAIVVLGGLGDYRGTLLAAFVIGYVEITVQNLVSPLYSGAASLIAVLLTLWLRPKGIFGRSVE; encoded by the coding sequence ATGATATCCTCGGAGGCGGCTGCGACAATCCTCGTCTACGGATTCATAACCAGCCTTGTGTATGCCCTCTTCGCCGAGGGCTTCTCCCTTATTTTTGGCGTAGCTCGGATGATTGACGCAGCCTACGGAATGTGGTACACCGCGGCCGCATACATGGCCTTTGCACTCGTAACCGTTTACAACATCCCCTCTCTTGTGACTTTTTTCGCAACCGTCGCAGCCTTGTTCGCCGCCGGGTTCATCTACTACTGGGCCGTTCTCAGGCGAATCAAGGAGCACATAGAAATGATCATGACCACTTTCCTCATCGCGTTGGTCATCCAAAACCTGATCGTGTTGCTGTTCACAAACTTTCCATGGTCGACGCCAGCGGTTTTTCCGGGGTCAACACCGGTTTTCGGTGTGTCTGTCTTCAACCAGCAGCTGGCCGCGGCCGTGGCTGCATCGGCTCTGCTCATACTCTTATGGCTCCTCATCTACAGGACAAAGGTTGGACTGGCTATACGGAGCGTTGCGCAGGACGTTGATGCCGCTGTCTGCGTGGGTATAAGGCCCGAGAGAACCATGGCTCTTGTCCTTGGTCTCTCAACAGCTCTAGCGGGGTTGGCGAGCCTTCTCGTGACGCCTCAGAGCACCATCACACCCGTGCTTGGATGGCCCATGCTAACCCTTGCCTTCGCCATCGTCGTTCTCGGAGGACTGGGGGACTACCGTGGAACACTTCTCGCCGCATTCGTCATAGGCTACGTGGAGATAACTGTCCAGAACCTCGTAAGCCCCCTCTACTCCGGAGCGGCGTCGCTAATAGCCGTGCTTCTAACTCTTTGGCTGAGGCCCAAGGGAATATTCGGGAGAAGTGTTGAGTGA
- a CDS encoding branched-chain amino acid ABC transporter permease produces the protein MKKIDRVFIAVLLIVLAILAAAPIAFNLRFIIFILTLTNIFAMLAVSWNLLSGYMGLLSLGHSFFFAGGGYAAAILSISYGVPPVAAVFLGALVITALGSLIGLPSLKLRGHFFALVTLIIPVIAYQVTNAIPQLGGHDGIFGIPSLFQSAEAFYLASLAALAGSVLVSYLVMRSRLGLIFTCIKDDEIAAKAAGIDVPRYKLLGLAISIFIAGVAGAFYAYLNGVISPATYELEKASLPLLMTLLGGRATILGPVVGAFIIETLIETLKIEVLVRARLLIYSALALLIFMVFPSGIVGFLRRRVYGDTAG, from the coding sequence ATGAAGAAGATTGATAGAGTTTTCATAGCTGTGCTTTTGATTGTCCTGGCTATTCTCGCGGCTGCACCCATAGCGTTTAACCTCAGGTTCATCATATTCATCCTGACGCTGACAAACATTTTCGCCATGCTGGCCGTCAGCTGGAACCTTCTCTCAGGGTACATGGGGCTGCTAAGCCTCGGCCACTCCTTTTTCTTCGCCGGCGGAGGATACGCCGCAGCCATTTTAAGCATCTCCTACGGTGTCCCGCCCGTGGCAGCTGTTTTTCTCGGAGCCCTGGTCATCACGGCGCTAGGAAGCCTGATTGGCTTGCCAAGCCTCAAGCTACGCGGCCACTTTTTCGCCCTCGTCACCCTGATAATTCCTGTAATAGCATATCAGGTGACCAACGCCATCCCACAGCTCGGCGGACACGACGGCATCTTCGGCATACCATCGCTCTTCCAAAGCGCGGAAGCATTCTACCTCGCTAGCTTAGCTGCTCTGGCTGGCAGCGTGCTGGTCAGCTACCTAGTCATGAGAAGCCGTCTCGGATTAATCTTCACATGCATCAAAGATGATGAAATTGCCGCAAAGGCAGCTGGGATAGATGTGCCGCGCTATAAGCTGTTGGGCTTAGCCATCAGCATCTTCATAGCAGGGGTGGCCGGCGCTTTCTACGCCTACCTCAACGGCGTGATTAGCCCCGCCACCTACGAGCTTGAGAAGGCTAGTCTGCCGCTGTTGATGACGCTTCTCGGAGGAAGAGCGACAATTCTGGGCCCCGTCGTCGGAGCCTTCATCATCGAAACCCTGATTGAGACGCTGAAGATAGAGGTCTTGGTAAGGGCGCGTCTGCTGATATACTCTGCCCTGGCTCTGTTGATATTCATGGTTTTCCCCAGCGGTATTGTAGGTTTTCTGAGGAGGAGGGTTTATGGAGATACTGCGGGTTGA
- a CDS encoding branched-chain amino acid ABC transporter ATP-binding protein, which translates to MEILRVEHLVKRFGGIVAVDDVSFTVKQHEILGVIGPNGAGKTTLFSLISGTEKPDAGKVYLNGEDITNTKPYHRAIKGLVRTFQIVRPFKSLTVEQNLRAPLTVRGNKFNEEEAMALLRQLGLAAKRNTPTTLLTHGELKKLEVARGLIAKPRVLMLDEPFGGLTVAEIEEVTQVLREYVAEGGTLVIIEHRLRELMKLIQRALVMDQGKLIFEGAPADVARSDVVIKAYLGTNTVI; encoded by the coding sequence ATGGAGATACTGCGGGTTGAGCATCTGGTCAAGCGATTTGGCGGAATAGTCGCGGTCGACGATGTTTCCTTCACTGTTAAGCAACATGAGATTCTCGGCGTCATAGGTCCAAACGGTGCTGGCAAAACCACTCTCTTCTCACTCATATCGGGGACTGAGAAACCCGACGCTGGAAAAGTCTATCTAAACGGGGAGGACATCACCAACACCAAGCCCTACCACCGGGCCATCAAAGGCCTCGTCAGAACCTTCCAAATAGTAAGGCCCTTCAAATCGTTGACTGTTGAGCAGAACCTCCGCGCACCGCTGACAGTCAGGGGAAACAAGTTTAACGAGGAAGAGGCGATGGCGCTTCTGCGGCAACTCGGTCTAGCAGCCAAGAGAAACACTCCAACAACTCTTCTCACCCATGGGGAGCTGAAAAAACTCGAAGTGGCGAGAGGACTCATCGCGAAACCCCGTGTCCTGATGCTCGACGAGCCCTTCGGAGGCCTGACTGTCGCCGAGATAGAGGAAGTAACCCAAGTTTTAAGAGAATATGTGGCTGAGGGCGGAACACTCGTCATCATAGAGCATAGGCTCCGTGAGTTGATGAAGCTTATTCAACGTGCTCTCGTGATGGACCAGGGTAAGCTGATTTTCGAGGGAGCCCCTGCTGATGTTGCCAGAAGCGATGTGGTCATCAAAGCCTATCTGGGAACCAACACGGTGATCTGA
- a CDS encoding branched-chain amino acid ABC transporter ATP-binding protein, which translates to MEKVLEAVGLTAGYGLVTIIEDISVEVREREIVAVIGPNGAGKTTLMLALAGLATVKSGKTLLNNEDITRLPPYERVVKGLVLSLERRRLFPDMTVYENVMTGAYRRRDRENIRKDYEMVAELFPIIEKRRKQLAGTLSGGEQQMVALARALMARPRVLLLDEPSVGLAPIARLAVFEKVREIRERQNIAILVVEQDAALALQTADRAYVMEGGRITLEGSGTNLLSSPKIRESYIGL; encoded by the coding sequence TTGGAGAAGGTGCTTGAGGCTGTAGGGTTGACGGCGGGCTACGGGCTTGTCACGATTATCGAGGACATCAGCGTAGAGGTTCGCGAGAGGGAGATTGTCGCGGTGATTGGGCCGAACGGCGCTGGGAAGACGACGCTTATGCTTGCGCTGGCTGGGCTGGCGACCGTCAAGTCAGGCAAGACGCTGCTAAACAACGAGGACATAACACGTCTTCCGCCCTATGAACGCGTGGTGAAAGGCCTTGTGCTTTCACTTGAGAGACGACGGCTCTTCCCCGACATGACTGTGTATGAAAACGTTATGACAGGAGCATACAGGCGCAGGGACAGAGAAAATATCAGGAAAGACTATGAAATGGTGGCGGAGCTTTTCCCCATCATCGAGAAGAGACGAAAACAGTTAGCGGGTACTCTCAGCGGTGGTGAGCAGCAGATGGTTGCGCTGGCCCGCGCGTTGATGGCGAGGCCGCGTGTTCTTCTTCTCGACGAGCCGAGTGTGGGGCTGGCTCCCATAGCGCGTCTCGCTGTTTTTGAGAAGGTGAGGGAGATTAGGGAGAGGCAGAATATCGCTATTCTTGTGGTGGAGCAGGACGCGGCCCTCGCTCTCCAAACAGCTGACAGAGCCTACGTCATGGAAGGCGGAAGAATAACGCTCGAAGGCTCTGGAACAAATCTTCTCAGCTCACCCAAGATAAGGGAGAGCTACATAGGCCTCTGA
- a CDS encoding amidohydrolase yields the protein MFIVRGRFVVTVDEVNRVFRDGGVVVEGDRIVDVGFFEDLKKRYRCDMVVGDEWKIVLPGLVNCHYHSREQLSQTMFPDGLGETTWFNNFCLPYHAALTPEEEKTAFRLALYAMALNGVTTFADGGLLYPSTTLETLDEIPLRCLASTWCWDRADIIPKTAEEAFEELTHLHREFRGGFGGRLDVCATPISVTTCSQKLLRQVVEWARENNVKTFIHVSSFREEVEKALSTFGVTPVQYLFERGLLSRDVNILHSIHLSMDDVARIVSSGAGVVSCPYSSLKKGKGISVRGVFPEMLAEGVRVGLGGDGAPSAQHVDMLRTLSLFTGLCRDIRMNASLPLAKDAIRFVTSTAADLLGLGHRVGSLEKGKKADIVLLDMRFPDFIPVLDMLQSVVFSATGAAVDTVIVDGRVVVEGRRVIGVDAERLFRESEAAAEKIAERLGLQRPM from the coding sequence ATGTTTATTGTCAGGGGCAGGTTTGTCGTCACAGTGGATGAGGTTAACCGAGTTTTCAGAGATGGCGGGGTGGTTGTCGAGGGTGATAGAATTGTTGATGTGGGGTTTTTTGAGGATTTGAAGAAAAGATACCGCTGCGACATGGTTGTCGGCGATGAATGGAAAATAGTGTTGCCCGGTCTCGTAAATTGTCACTACCACTCGCGTGAGCAGCTGTCTCAAACCATGTTTCCCGACGGACTCGGCGAAACAACATGGTTCAACAACTTTTGCCTCCCCTATCACGCCGCGTTAACTCCCGAAGAGGAGAAAACCGCTTTCAGACTCGCATTGTATGCCATGGCTTTAAACGGTGTGACAACCTTTGCCGACGGCGGACTCCTATATCCCTCGACAACCCTTGAGACCTTGGACGAGATTCCGCTGCGTTGTCTCGCATCAACATGGTGCTGGGACAGAGCTGACATCATTCCGAAAACAGCCGAGGAGGCTTTCGAGGAGCTTACGCATCTACACCGCGAGTTTAGAGGAGGATTTGGAGGCCGCCTCGATGTCTGCGCCACACCCATCAGCGTAACCACTTGCAGCCAGAAACTGCTGCGACAAGTGGTGGAATGGGCCCGGGAAAATAATGTCAAAACATTCATACATGTTTCATCGTTCAGGGAGGAGGTTGAGAAAGCTTTGTCAACCTTCGGCGTGACCCCTGTTCAGTATCTGTTTGAACGTGGTCTGCTCAGCCGTGATGTCAACATTCTTCATAGTATTCACCTGAGCATGGATGATGTTGCGAGGATTGTGTCCTCGGGAGCCGGTGTTGTATCCTGTCCCTATTCCTCGCTCAAGAAGGGAAAGGGCATAAGTGTTAGAGGCGTGTTTCCCGAGATGCTTGCGGAAGGTGTGAGGGTTGGGCTTGGCGGAGACGGGGCTCCTTCGGCTCAGCATGTCGACATGCTCAGAACGCTGTCTCTCTTCACCGGGCTTTGCAGAGACATAAGAATGAATGCCTCACTGCCACTTGCAAAGGACGCGATTAGATTTGTTACGTCGACGGCCGCAGACCTTCTCGGCCTAGGACACAGAGTTGGCTCGCTGGAAAAGGGGAAGAAAGCCGACATAGTTCTCCTCGATATGCGTTTTCCCGACTTTATCCCCGTTCTCGACATGCTCCAGTCTGTTGTCTTCTCCGCCACCGGAGCCGCTGTTGACACTGTTATCGTCGATGGGAGGGTTGTTGTCGAGGGGAGAAGAGTGATAGGAGTCGATGCCGAGAGGCTGTTTAGAGAGTCTGAGGCTGCTGCTGAAAAGATTGCGGAGAGGCTAGGCCTTCAGAGGCCTATGTAG
- a CDS encoding homing endonuclease I-ApeI: MGAGGDRKVTPGILRAATIKAADIGSCRVSEDLYYLIGASCDAYMGCRRSKGEYVVEFYQKNLSWLCKEVVSRLQRLGFRPRCRVFRGRYYRVVVYSKKLYQLLSQDKLTLLEKGSETEMLWFVRGMVDAEGSVITSLHRITIWQNDVKLLEAVRRVLENHGLKCGKITRSRNVYALPIYGRGRMAQFMKHIGFRHPEKRRMMRRKVVLAQP, from the coding sequence GTGGGGGCCGGTGGTGACAGAAAAGTTACCCCAGGGATATTGCGCGCAGCAACCATAAAAGCCGCCGATATAGGCTCTTGCAGGGTGTCTGAAGACCTTTACTATTTAATCGGAGCCTCTTGCGACGCTTACATGGGATGTAGGCGTTCAAAAGGTGAATATGTTGTCGAATTTTATCAGAAGAACCTTTCGTGGCTTTGTAAGGAGGTGGTCAGCCGTCTCCAGAGATTAGGGTTTAGGCCGAGGTGCAGGGTTTTTCGAGGAAGATATTATAGAGTGGTCGTGTACTCCAAAAAACTATACCAGCTGCTGAGTCAAGATAAACTCACTCTCTTGGAGAAAGGCAGTGAAACCGAAATGCTGTGGTTCGTAAGAGGCATGGTTGACGCGGAGGGATCTGTTATTACCTCACTACACAGAATAACGATTTGGCAGAATGATGTTAAACTACTCGAAGCTGTCCGCAGAGTGTTAGAAAACCATGGCTTAAAATGTGGAAAAATAACACGTTCGAGAAACGTGTATGCCCTACCGATTTATGGTAGGGGTAGAATGGCCCAATTTATGAAACACATAGGCTTCAGACACCCTGAAAAAAGGAGAATGATGAGGCGGAAGGTTGTCCTGGCGCAACCCTAG
- a CDS encoding homing endonuclease I-ApeII, producing the protein MRGIPEPSTTLKGNNVGGYEEDPQETPANVVAMLTEFSDIIDPEELPNRLSQLKWHITGFVDGDGSFPIILSPDAGKKFGWLIQPRFEVELRRNEDSEVMLKVICRAMLIRPRIFAGENYVKLIVTNRRILLEKVVPFFEKYRPAVKWLDFKIMSEVAQDLQQKRHLEYDGFKEIVRKIYSIPRDGETRRKWRFEDIVKDEEPPPPREDTRTRLPSGLVPLKHYVAGFIDAEGSLGFAVNRETRSITPYLTITSSETDVLRKIRWLLGCGEISGGRLQIYGVDNIVNRVAPFLDRQKLIAKRTTYKMFKHILETVVRGDHKRNFQETVELVNMLNKTAGGSPETIRRAPSANTGGEDMVQHP; encoded by the coding sequence ATGCGGGGAATTCCAGAGCCCTCAACTACCTTAAAAGGTAACAATGTTGGGGGTTATGAGGAAGACCCGCAGGAAACCCCTGCCAACGTGGTAGCCATGCTCACCGAATTCTCGGACATAATCGACCCAGAGGAACTTCCCAACAGGCTTAGCCAGCTCAAGTGGCACATAACAGGGTTCGTCGACGGCGACGGAAGCTTCCCGATAATCCTTTCACCCGACGCTGGAAAAAAATTCGGCTGGCTAATCCAGCCAAGGTTTGAGGTCGAGCTTCGAAGAAACGAAGACTCCGAGGTCATGCTCAAAGTGATATGCAGGGCCATGCTGATTAGGCCAAGGATATTCGCAGGCGAAAACTACGTCAAACTCATCGTTACCAATAGGAGGATACTGCTGGAGAAGGTGGTTCCCTTCTTCGAAAAATATAGACCAGCGGTCAAGTGGCTGGACTTCAAGATAATGAGCGAGGTTGCGCAAGACCTGCAGCAGAAGAGACATCTAGAATACGATGGATTCAAGGAGATCGTCAGAAAAATATACTCCATTCCACGGGACGGAGAGACAAGAAGGAAGTGGAGGTTCGAGGACATAGTCAAGGACGAGGAGCCACCGCCTCCCCGTGAAGACACTAGGACAAGACTGCCCAGCGGACTTGTACCGCTCAAACACTACGTCGCAGGCTTCATAGACGCCGAAGGCTCACTCGGATTCGCCGTAAACAGGGAGACAAGGTCGATAACACCGTATCTCACGATAACCAGCTCCGAGACAGATGTTCTCAGAAAAATTAGATGGCTTCTAGGATGCGGAGAAATCAGCGGAGGAAGGCTTCAGATCTACGGCGTCGACAACATCGTTAACAGAGTTGCACCATTCCTCGACAGACAGAAGCTCATAGCAAAAAGGACAACCTACAAGATGTTTAAACACATACTTGAGACGGTTGTCCGAGGCGATCACAAGAGAAACTTCCAAGAAACCGTTGAACTCGTCAATATGTTGAACAAAACAGCAGGGGGATCCCCAGAGACCATACGCCGGGCGCCCTCAGCAAATACAGGGGGCGAAGATATGGTCCAGCACCCGTAG
- a CDS encoding homing endonuclease, with translation MESPAKTKLSDYPYLVTVIEKEAYIAGALRDGYVGKYTDNHGKIHYVITVYNKDVYWLHQLAEFFETIYGVKPKLNITPNRTPYLRLYSRTLVQYFAEKFGHPIGKQTNWGTPMFIKQSYDENLWISYIAGYFDAEGGIDINRRQIKFHTSWDGDTCPPLMDIKIALARFFEIRTGEVCMYRNDKGNIPRFVLRILKADNERFFKTFPFLNKIKIQRLLKIMPERSQPQDSSPAEEGGPEN, from the coding sequence GTGGAATCTCCGGCAAAAACTAAATTATCAGATTACCCATACCTCGTGACGGTGATAGAAAAGGAGGCTTACATCGCTGGCGCGCTACGCGACGGATATGTAGGAAAATACACTGATAACCACGGCAAAATCCATTACGTCATAACAGTTTACAACAAAGATGTCTATTGGCTTCACCAGCTTGCTGAATTCTTCGAAACCATCTATGGTGTCAAACCCAAACTAAACATCACACCTAACCGAACACCATATCTAAGGCTGTATTCGCGAACACTTGTTCAATACTTTGCGGAAAAATTCGGCCATCCAATAGGAAAGCAGACAAACTGGGGCACGCCAATGTTTATCAAACAGAGTTATGACGAAAATCTTTGGATAAGTTACATCGCAGGATACTTTGATGCAGAAGGCGGGATTGACATCAACAGGAGGCAAATTAAGTTTCACACATCATGGGATGGTGATACATGCCCTCCCCTTATGGATATCAAAATTGCGCTTGCAAGATTTTTCGAAATAAGAACAGGAGAAGTATGCATGTACAGAAACGATAAAGGGAATATTCCCAGATTTGTTCTACGAATACTCAAGGCGGATAATGAAAGATTTTTCAAAACATTTCCATTCCTTAACAAGATAAAAATCCAAAGACTGTTGAAAATTATGCCGGAGCGTTCGCAACCGCAAGACAGCTCACCCGCCGAGGAGGGGGGCCCCGAAAATTGA
- a CDS encoding dehydrogenase (flavoprotein)-like protein codes for MRWPSFTPFKNFLDSLLFSSYNGLHRAIVHVPHIPIHSKAVGNLLHRRSVKNSLNPSIHTQPVSHSGHVRAKAYIAKKLMAEMDYDVVVVGGSSTGLIAARESAKRGLRTVVFEEDKVIGRPEKCAGLYSIEGVRSLNIPVQGPYLQNIVRGAVFVSPSGKRFEVDASRDVAVVYNRERLDLFLAQQAAEAGAEIHVDTRVTEVKSSGQNLIVKTSSQTISTRHVISAEGRTATVARQMLPRYRTGKWLPIIQYMIANHGNSPDMVYLYFKKYLPEFFGYLVPVDDEFGKLGVAASKGTQLLVDKLLRENFPHAKVVGIMSSAIYVGGPLEPMRVGNFFLAGEVAGQVKATTGGGVVTGGKAAEAAAQHIAGQGTYEQLYRETLHELKGTFALRRLIEHLSPKHIDLILSSLADSDYGHVFAKVGDMDKHRSTLARALASKTSIKLTLNIVSRMLTGAYV; via the coding sequence ATGAGGTGGCCCTCTTTTACACCATTCAAGAATTTTCTTGACAGCCTGCTCTTCTCCAGCTACAACGGCCTCCACCGAGCCATCGTCCATGTTCCGCACATACCCATCCACTCCAAGGCTGTCGGCAACCTCCTTCATAGACGCTCTGTAAAAAACTCCCTGAACCCTTCCATACACACGCAGCCTGTAAGCCACTCGGGCCATGTAAGAGCTAAAGCATACATCGCAAAAAAGTTGATGGCAGAAATGGATTATGACGTCGTGGTTGTCGGCGGAAGCTCCACTGGCTTGATTGCGGCTCGTGAGTCGGCTAAACGCGGTCTCCGCACAGTTGTTTTTGAAGAGGACAAGGTTATTGGGCGTCCCGAGAAATGCGCGGGCCTCTACAGCATAGAGGGGGTCAGGTCGCTGAACATACCTGTTCAAGGACCATATCTACAGAACATCGTCCGTGGGGCGGTGTTTGTCTCGCCGTCGGGCAAACGCTTCGAAGTAGATGCATCAAGAGATGTGGCGGTGGTGTACAATCGTGAGAGGCTAGACCTCTTTCTTGCGCAGCAGGCGGCCGAGGCGGGGGCGGAAATCCATGTAGACACAAGGGTAACAGAAGTGAAAAGCAGCGGTCAAAACCTAATTGTCAAAACATCCAGCCAAACAATCTCAACCCGTCATGTTATCTCGGCCGAGGGCCGGACAGCCACAGTAGCCCGGCAGATGCTTCCCCGCTACCGCACGGGAAAATGGCTACCCATCATACAATACATGATAGCAAACCATGGCAACAGCCCCGACATGGTCTACCTATACTTCAAAAAATATCTCCCAGAATTCTTCGGATACCTTGTCCCCGTCGACGACGAGTTCGGTAAGCTGGGTGTCGCGGCGTCGAAGGGCACACAATTGCTTGTTGACAAACTGCTGCGCGAAAATTTTCCACATGCAAAAGTTGTAGGCATCATGTCGTCAGCGATTTATGTGGGCGGCCCCCTCGAGCCTATGAGAGTTGGCAATTTTTTCCTCGCGGGCGAGGTGGCTGGACAGGTCAAAGCAACCACGGGAGGAGGAGTTGTAACAGGGGGCAAGGCGGCTGAGGCGGCGGCGCAACACATCGCAGGCCAAGGAACATACGAGCAACTTTACCGCGAAACACTCCACGAGCTCAAGGGTACCTTTGCACTCCGCCGACTCATCGAACATCTCTCACCCAAGCACATCGACCTCATCCTTTCATCACTCGCCGACTCAGACTATGGACACGTTTTTGCAAAAGTGGGCGACATGGACAAACACCGCTCCACACTGGCAAGGGCCCTCGCCTCAAAAACCTCCATCAAGCTAACACTGAACATAGTATCCAGGATGCTCACAGGCGCATACGTTTAA
- a CDS encoding pyruvate dehydrogenase E1 component subunit alpha — MFQVLSPEGFAEEELDPGLLLSMYRDMVCARVLDRWLMRLQRMGKIGIHAPSEGQEAAGVGTAYALGTNDWIFPLYRELPVFVARRVPIADIVNRNLANSADPLKGRDFAVYGDIKHRIVPAPIPVAVHIPSAVGFALSLKYKKLSEVVINYFGDGATSKGDFHEALNFAGVFKAPIVFVCVNNQYAISVPVSRQTAVEHLSLKAAAYGFEGVSVDGNDVVACYLAAKKAVEKARRGEGPTLIEAVTYRIGPHTTADDPSRYRDDKEVEMWRRRDPITRLRSHLLRRGLWSMEEDEKLWRTTEQTIQKTIEECEKNRPLPPESILEDVYATPPWHLIEEKEEFSQLR; from the coding sequence ATGTTTCAAGTCCTCTCGCCCGAGGGCTTCGCCGAGGAGGAGCTTGACCCCGGGCTGCTTTTGTCGATGTACCGCGATATGGTTTGTGCACGTGTTCTAGATAGGTGGCTTATGCGTCTTCAACGCATGGGGAAAATAGGTATCCACGCTCCCTCCGAGGGACAGGAGGCCGCTGGCGTTGGGACGGCCTATGCACTCGGAACAAACGATTGGATATTCCCGCTTTACCGCGAGCTACCGGTCTTTGTTGCGCGAAGGGTCCCCATAGCGGACATAGTTAACAGAAACCTAGCAAACTCGGCTGATCCCCTTAAGGGCAGAGACTTCGCCGTATACGGTGATATCAAGCACCGCATAGTTCCCGCCCCCATTCCTGTCGCGGTGCATATCCCCTCGGCCGTCGGCTTCGCGCTCTCCCTCAAATACAAGAAACTAAGCGAAGTGGTGATAAACTACTTCGGCGACGGGGCGACGTCGAAGGGAGATTTTCACGAGGCACTCAACTTCGCCGGCGTCTTCAAAGCGCCCATAGTTTTTGTTTGTGTCAACAACCAGTATGCCATTTCTGTTCCGGTGAGTAGGCAGACGGCTGTAGAGCATCTGTCGTTGAAGGCTGCGGCGTATGGGTTTGAGGGGGTTAGCGTGGATGGGAACGATGTGGTGGCTTGTTATCTCGCCGCTAAGAAAGCTGTTGAGAAGGCGAGACGCGGTGAGGGCCCTACGTTGATTGAGGCGGTGACCTACAGGATTGGTCCACACACGACAGCCGATGACCCGTCACGATACAGAGATGATAAAGAGGTTGAGATGTGGCGGAGAAGAGACCCAATCACAAGGCTGCGGAGCCATCTACTGCGACGCGGTCTCTGGAGCATGGAAGAAGACGAGAAACTCTGGCGAACAACCGAGCAGACCATACAAAAAACCATAGAAGAATGCGAAAAGAATCGACCGCTGCCTCCCGAGTCTATCCTTGAGGATGTCTACGCAACGCCACCGTGGCATCTAATAGAGGAGAAGGAGGAGTTCAGTCAGCTGCGGTAA
- a CDS encoding acetyl-CoA C-acetyltransferase (propanoyl-CoA C-acyltransferase (EC:2.3.1.176)), whose translation MRRRVAIVGAGMTYFRSMLPMTSEEMVFEAVRKCLDDAGLDAGDVDAVVGGSAPDAFDGYHHKGLVAVEPSGAFAKPFSRVFVGGGTGVGVAISGWWHVASGLFDKVLVVAWEKMSHPYPHAQPLFRSIFEPILEQPLGPNLIWIFALEMRRYMEKHALEKELIARVAVKNKANALDHPYSQLGAKITVDDVLKSPVLVWPVHRLDISPTSDGAVALLFASEHEAKKITDTPVWVDGVGACLDSQYWTNRDLCYPYYVYLAAQQAYKMAGITNPLKEIDVFEPYDPFTYKELHHLDALLGKPGLAPRLLEEGQLERDGDHPTSPSGGLLGVGNPIAAAGLMKVAELYWQLSGRAGKRQVPNAYVGVAQAWGDLMQVGQVVVCRV comes from the coding sequence GTGCGACGACGTGTAGCTATTGTTGGCGCTGGGATGACGTATTTCCGCTCCATGTTGCCCATGACTTCCGAGGAGATGGTTTTCGAGGCCGTGAGGAAATGCTTAGACGACGCTGGGCTTGATGCAGGTGATGTTGATGCTGTGGTAGGTGGCTCGGCGCCCGACGCTTTTGACGGCTATCATCACAAGGGACTCGTTGCTGTTGAGCCTTCCGGAGCATTTGCCAAACCTTTTTCACGTGTCTTTGTCGGAGGCGGCACCGGTGTGGGGGTTGCCATATCAGGGTGGTGGCATGTTGCCTCGGGATTATTTGATAAGGTTCTGGTCGTCGCGTGGGAGAAGATGAGCCATCCCTATCCCCATGCGCAGCCACTTTTCCGCTCAATATTCGAGCCGATACTTGAACAGCCTCTTGGCCCCAACCTCATCTGGATATTCGCCTTGGAGATGCGCCGCTACATGGAGAAACACGCACTAGAGAAGGAGCTTATCGCAAGAGTCGCGGTCAAAAACAAGGCCAACGCCTTGGACCATCCATATTCACAGCTCGGAGCAAAAATAACTGTGGACGATGTCCTCAAATCACCCGTCCTCGTCTGGCCGGTCCATAGGCTTGACATCAGCCCCACATCAGACGGCGCCGTGGCCCTGTTGTTCGCATCAGAGCATGAAGCCAAGAAGATAACCGACACACCTGTATGGGTTGATGGAGTCGGCGCATGCCTCGACAGCCAATACTGGACAAACAGAGACCTCTGCTACCCCTACTACGTCTACCTCGCAGCCCAGCAAGCCTACAAAATGGCGGGTATAACCAATCCGTTGAAAGAAATCGATGTCTTCGAGCCCTACGACCCCTTCACATACAAGGAGCTACATCACCTCGACGCTCTTCTCGGCAAACCAGGACTCGCTCCAAGGCTCCTCGAAGAAGGTCAGCTGGAGAGAGACGGCGACCATCCAACATCGCCTTCAGGCGGGTTGCTGGGAGTGGGCAACCCGATAGCCGCCGCAGGCCTCATGAAGGTGGCGGAACTCTACTGGCAGCTGAGCGGAAGAGCTGGAAAACGCCAGGTCCCAAACGCGTATGTCGGTGTTGCTCAGGCTTGGGGTGATTTGATGCAGGTGGGGCAGGTGGTGGTGTGCAGAGTATGA